The following is a genomic window from Phaseolus vulgaris cultivar G19833 chromosome 6, P. vulgaris v2.0, whole genome shotgun sequence.
TACTCTTGTGGTTATGTAGAAAACTTGTTAGTATGTCATCATAACCTGCTATTAGAGATGCTCTGGGATTGCATAGTTTCTGTTTTGCAGGTGCtgtttcagattcaaacaagatcaacacaagcaacccgggatttgtcttcatcaaataggggagattgttgatcacaagtgatcaagagctttgaagaatccaaatccaaggtgtttgatgaaagactGGTGTTGCTGCTTTGTTTGGGTGTGATCTAGGTAGATTAAAGTGTAATTCACTCCTTGTTTTAATCCAGAACTGATTTGATttgaaaacctttttaaaatgaaatgttttttaactaagtgaaaaacaacctgttgttttattgaatcaaccgattgttttgttcttagaaggttttgaaaaaggttgaaagttgtttgacttggttgacttaatTGTCAAACTAAATCCATCAGTTGTTTCGtgttttcaaccgattgtttctttgaaaatcctaacataattcagttttgatttgtgaatctctcttaaatgatttctaactgaatGCACtcttgttttaaatgtttttaaatattctttggagtataaaaagtttgttaCACGCTCCTGGAATGTGAGAGAAACAATTTTGAGGAATCATAGTGCAAATTGAAtttcaagttttcaagattcacttcaagctttggattttcaagtgtgtggaataggattgcggTGTACTTCTGATCTTTAAGCTTtttaatacccaggtgtattctattctcttctttcttgattactgtatttctgtaatTGAGCGTAAGTGCAAAATTAGAGTGTGATGTGTCAAAAGGAGTGTGTTTCTtaaagggttcaaggtcactcttttggtggtttgtgttgtAATCTGTTTTGGTTGCACAGTAGAAACCCTGAAGTTtgtggggactggatgtagctcttggattAAGAGTGAGCCAGTATAAACTCCTTGTGTACATTTCTCTTGCTTTGATCTCTTTTATATtctgttttttaagttgttttaaattctctggtataaacaaccgatagAATctaaaaaacaaccaattgttttttctGTGATTCATCTTAAAACAATTtgtattcttggctaacttggtTCCTTTTTTGGATTTCTTCATtgagtttcattaaaccttcaaaagtAATTCAAAATCTCtttcaaacaattcacccccctccctcttgtttaaaggccatatattctaacaattggcatcaagagctaagttcttgtagttacTCAAGTTTTCGATCCTAAATCCTTTTTCTATGGTTGAAAAACTACGTTTTGGGGATGGTGCCTCAATTAACAAACCACCTttcttttgtggtttgaactatcagttttggaaggttagaatgaaaatctttgttgaatctcttgataaagggatttgggatgcaattgaaaatggcccttttattcctaaatttgaaaaggaatGTGCTTCTATTGAAAAatcttggtcccaatggactgatgctgaaaataaaaaagccaagtttgattgcattgccaagaatatcataacctcGGGTTTGAACtctgatgaatttttcaggatctcacaatgtgcatcggccaaggaaatgtgggatactctagagGTCACCCATGAAGGGACAAATGATGTGAAAAGGGCAAGGAAGCATAAtctaatacaagagtatgagatgttcagaatgctcaaaggagAATCAATTGTTGAAGTACAAAAGAGATTCACCCACATAGTCAATCATCTAATGTGTCTTGgaaaagtctttgacaaggaggagttgaacatcaagattctcaagtgtCTTGACAGATCTTGGCAACCAAAAGTTACTGCCATCTCCGAGTCTAAAGATTTGACATCCTTAACCACAacctccttgtttggaaagcttacagaacatgagttggagatgaatagactcaatgttcaagaaagtgaagacaagcaagTAACGAACATAGTCTTGAAAGCTTCCAAGAACAAAAATAAGTAAgaatcaagtgatgaaagtgagggagaaactcttagtttgttgtccaaaaagttcagtaaattcttgaagagaaaccgcaacaaggaatccaacaaagaaagttatggaaacaagaaaactagtgattttaatcctaacaattatacttgttttggttgtggagaacaggggcatataaaagctgaatgcccaaataaagaaggcaaggaaaagaagttaagtaagaaggaaaagaaagggaaatCAAAAAAGgcctacattgcttgggatgaaaatgaagtctcctcgtcaagtgaagatgaagaagcCAATATGTGTTTGATGGCAAAGGGAGAGGATGATTCTAGTAGTGTAAGTTATTGTGCctctttaaatgctgaaaactatagtcaattgcttcaagcttttaaagaaactcatgatgaagctaacaaccggttgaaagggttaaacaactggcttgaaaatagagtcaagacacttgaagaagaattggaaaattcaaaaactgatcttgaaaatcttgaatTTCTTTACAAGAATTCTTCTTGCTTGTGTGACTCAAAAGCTTctgaaaattgtgaaattctTGAAAATAATGTCCATTATCTTATTAAAATTGTGGACaaactttcaaagggtaaatctaactttgaaactgttttggcatcccaaaaatgcatttttggaaaatctgggttggggtttaatccacaaagcaagaaaaatgagatttcaaagcctttttcaaaagtgccagaaaaacaaccgattgaaaaatcaaaacaactggttgttacattttttattgcatgaagagaggtcactctgttagattctataaaattaggaaaaattttgttcctaaaggtattatgaaatggattcccaaaggttctGAAGTTCCCAGTGATAAATGTAATATAAAAGGACCCActtttgtaaggggaccaaatcttgttgcttgaattttttgtgttatgcaacatgtatattataaaattagagGAGGATCTGTTTTTAGCACAGATTGATAAGAAGGTCAGGTATGGTTAATGGTATAATGTGGGAGCTGGTTTGGTTTTGGAGCTGGCGAAGGAAGCTGGATGCTGAGATTATGTTAAGTTACCTTAACAAttataataaactaattttgaTGGTAAATTTTGAGTTAAAGACATGTAAAGTTAATTAAAGTTGAATAAAAAAGGTGAATGAAAGAAAAGGTTTATATATAGAGTGGTGTTGGGACAAGGACACATGATGAATGAGGGTGAGTATAAAAGATGTGCAGAGGCATGCACATGGTGGTTTTAGTTATGGTGGTTTTACTATAAAATGGAGTCTATATAGTAGAAGGGGACAATCTTATGAGGTCCAGGCAAATGGAGGTATGGGTAAGAGTAGAAGATATGAGGTGTGGTGAGTTTGTAACTAGACAGAATTGTGGTTGTTGCTTGAAATTTCTTTAACTCTTGATCTGCTTTTGTATATTTTGAAGGTTCGGTTAGAGCTAACACCTTCTAACTTTGCTAAGTAAGGGTGGTCTTCGATTTCCACCTAAAAAAGTATCATTTAGATATAAGTACGAAACAGTGAAAGAGgcacaaaaacaaatttaaaggaTTGATGTTGGTTAAAGttatttgacatttttcatCTATAATATTACTATAAATTAAGATTATGTTGATGATTTGGAAGATCTACAACAATGGTAGATATGATAACCCTATTTTGTTTGACTATGATTGTGAAAACTAAGGGGTAATAGGAAACAACATTAATATTGTCTATGGTAGATATTAATGATTGTGGTTTCCAAAATTTTGGGTCTCACTTACTGTTTAGACCtcttattaatattttcaatcCCAACAATTTCACTGTTTCACCACACTTTTAATACTGCACTACCTTAACCAAATAAGTCTGGGCTCATTGTACTGGCCCAGAAATTTCACTATCCGCCACCCGCATCTTTAGTATTTGCACCACCTTTTGCCAACCAAGTCTGGACCCATTCCATTGGCCCAACCATTAAACTCAAACCAAATCAATGATGGTTTTATACATCATAGTGACTCAATTAAGTTTACGAGTCAATTCATGTTTTGAAATAACTTAATAAAGTCATGCTGCAATTCGTATATTGGCTAATAATTTCATCACCATATGCAGAAaaatggatcgaagttggatgtaTGAACGACTTGATCCTTCAAGGAGACTTAGCCAACAATTCATTACTGGAGTGATTGAATTTGTTTCAAAGGCGATGAATCAAGATTTTTATACTTTAGATGGAGGGATAAGGTGTCCTTGCATAAAGTGTGTTTGTGAGAAAATTCTTCCACCATCACATGTGAGGGCTT
Proteins encoded in this region:
- the LOC137833302 gene encoding uncharacterized protein, encoding MVEKLRFGDGASINKPPFFCGLNYQFWKVRMKIFVESLDKGIWDAIENGPFIPKFEKECASIEKSWSQWTDAENKKAKFDCIAKNIITSGLNSDEFFRISQCASAKEMWDTLEVTHEGTNDVKRARKHNLIQEYEMFRMLKGESIVEVQKRFTHIVNHLMCLGKVFDKEELNIKILKCLDRSWQPKVTAISESKDLTSLTTTSLFGKLTEHELEMNRLNVQESEDKQVTNIVLKASKNKNK